The Triticum dicoccoides isolate Atlit2015 ecotype Zavitan chromosome 6A, WEW_v2.0, whole genome shotgun sequence genome has a window encoding:
- the LOC119319036 gene encoding protein trichome birefringence-like 19, protein MRLCPSPSSTPHLDRVRQRPSTMKPHKSSPFSRKVSVAVATPILLLLALAVVSLYDFNLAETYHNIRRASSSSSASPGPATTSSSPTAPATVSSSTSPANSSSSSSSTSAASPATAVEACDLTRGQWVPDDEPPYYTNLTCPFIDDLQNCMKFGKPGGLDLMRWRWKPDGCDLPRFDAGRFLEAMRGKSMAFVGDSLARNHVKSLLCILSQVAEPVELVTTTETDVTGRAVRRDFHYGSHGFNVSLFWSPFLVKANLSSAALGLGLWDVHLDTADARWAAHIADFDHIVLSGTNWFFRPSVYYEGGRAVGRNDGASGAHNATEAPVSGAVRAAFRTALGAIAAREGFRGKAVVRTVTPAHFENGEWNTGGDCVRTRPLRRGERARDAVVAEFRAAQVDALRETEAARRRNRSGAELRLLDITEAMELRPDGHPSRYGHPPGGSVEGSFVVDCLHWCLPGPIDLWSELLFHMLAAHPPQRAD, encoded by the exons atgcGACTCTGCCCGTCACCTTCCTCAACTCCTCATCTCGATCGCGTACGCCAACGCCCCTCGACGATGAAGCCCCACAAGAGCAGCCCCTTCTCGCGGAAGGTCTCCGTCGCCGTTGCCACGCCGATCCTCCTCCTGCTGGCCCTCGCCGTCGTCTCGCTCTACGACTTCAACTTGGCCGAAACTTACCACAACATACGCCGCGCCTCCTCTTCATCCTCTGCATCTCCTGGCCCTGCCACCACCTCCTCGTCGCCCACGGCTCCGGCTACCGTATCATCGTCAACTTCGCCGGCcaactcctcctcgtcgtcatcgtctaCGTCGGCGGCGTCTCCAGCCACCGCCGTCGAGGCCTGCGACCTGACGCGGGGCCAGTGGGTGCCGGACGACGAGCCGCCGTACTACACCAACCTGACGTGCCCGTTCAtcgacgatctccagaactgcatgaAGTTCGGCAAGCCGGGCGGTCTCGACCTCATGCGCTGGCGGTGGAAGCCTGACGGCTGCGACCTCCCCCGCTTCGATGCCGGGCGGTTCTTGGAGGCCATGAGGGGCAAGTCCATGGCCTTCGTCGGGGACTCGCTCGCCAGGAACCACGTCAAGTCACTGCTCTGCATCCTGTCGCAG GTGGCAGAGCCGGTGGAGCTCGTCACCACGACGGAGACGGACGTGACGGGGAGGGCCGTCCGCCGAGACTTCCACTACGGCAGCCACGGCTTCAACGTCTCGCTCTTCTGGTCGCCATTCCTGGTCAAAGCCAACCTCTCCAGCGCGGCGCTCGGCCTGGGCCTGTGGGACGTGCACCTCGACACGGCGGACGCCCGGTGGGCGGCGCACATCGCCGACTTCGACCACATCGTCCTGTCCGGCACCAACTGGTTCTTCCGCCCCTCGGTGTACTACGAGGGCGGCCGGGCCGTCGGGCGCAACGACGGCGCCAGCGGCGCCCACAACGCGACGGAGGCGCCCGTCTCCGGCGCGGTGCGCGCCGCGTTCCGCACGGCGCTCGGCGCCATCGCAGCCCGAGAGGGGTTCCGCGGCAAGGCCGTGGTCCGGACGGTCACGCCCGCGCACTTCGAGAACGGGGAGTGGAACACCGGCGGCGACTGCGTGCGCACGCGGCCGCTCCGCCGCGGCGAGCGCGCCCGCGACGCTGTCGTGGCCGAGTTCCGCGCCGCGCAG GTTGACGCGCTGAGGGAGACGGAGGCGGCACGGCGGCGGAACCGGAGCGGAGCGGAGCTGCGGTTGCTGGACATCACGGAGGCGATGGAGCTGCGGCCGGACGGGCACCCGAGCCGGTACGGGCACCCGCCGGGCGGGAGCGTGGAGGGGAGCTTCGTGGTGGACTGCCTGCACTGGTGCTTGCCCGGGCCGATCGACCTGTGGAGCGAGCTGCTGTTCCACATGCTGGCGGCTCATCCACCACAGCGTGCTGACTGA